One stretch of Bombina bombina isolate aBomBom1 chromosome 7, aBomBom1.pri, whole genome shotgun sequence DNA includes these proteins:
- the LOC128636573 gene encoding olfactory receptor 6C1-like, whose translation MEQINYTEVTYFIIKGISEKPELQAPIFFLILLIYLICLGGNIMIILLVSLDPQLRTPMYFFLSNLSLIDIFSTTVNLHNILFSFISGDKTTSFISCLTHMYIFSSLQSDVLLLLAVMGYDRYAAICNPLHYRMKMNQNICVILATVSWVMGFMEVTPILVAILSFTCYKSNIINHFFCDVMPLKKLICSDTTFLDLYILIVGSLIGCFTPFSLTFISYMFIINTIMRINSSTGRRKAFYTCSSHLIVVILLYTTIFCQYLTPESMGNLESKKLFSLFNTAVVPILNPMIYSLKNKDVKSSLRRFLKAFKVSF comes from the coding sequence ATGGAACAGATAAATTACACTGAAGTAACTTATTTCATTATTAAGGGTATTTCTGAAAAGCCCGAGCTGCAGGCACCGATCTTCTTTCTAATTCTTCTTATTTATCTCATTTGTCTTGGTGGTAACATAATGATTATTCTGCTTGTCTCTCTAGATCCTCAACTCCGCACCCCTATGTATTTCTTCTTGAGTAACTTGTCCCTCATTGACATTTTCTCAACCACCGTCAACCTACATAATATATTGTTTAGCTTCATATCAGGAGACAAAACAACATCTTTTATTAGCTGCTTgactcatatgtatatattttcatcATTGCAAAGTGATGTGCTTTTACTACTAGCGGTCATGGGCTACGACCGTTATGCAGCTATCTGTAACCCCTTGCATTATCGTATGAAGATGAACCAAAATATTTGTGTTATATTGGCCACTGTCTCTTGGGTAATGGGTTTTATGGAAGTCACACCTATACTAGTAGCAATATTAAGCTTCACATGTTATAAATCCAacataataaatcattttttctgtgATGTTATGCCATTGAAGAAACTCATTTGCAGTGATACTACGTTTTTGGACCTTTATATACTTATTGTTGGAAGTTTGATCGGATGTTTCACTCCATTTAGTCTCACTTTCATCtcttatatgtttattattaacacCATCATGAGAATTAATTCCAGCACTGGAAGACGTAAAGCCTTCTACACATGCTCCTCCCACCTCATCGTTGTTATCCTTCTTTATACAACGATCTTCTGCCAATATCTGACACCAGAATCAATGGGTAACTTAGAAAGCAAAAAACTTTTTTCTCTCTTTAATACAGCAGTAGTTCCCATACTGAATCCAATGATTTACAGCCTGAAAAATAAAGATGTGAAATCATCACTTAGAcgatttttaaaagcatttaaggtttctttttaa